The DNA window ctctggcagcagccaggaggcagggggctggtggggaggcagcgcagggaaggaggaacatCTTTGTCCCCCTCCTTGCACCAGGCACTGAttggggaggggcggggcacCACTCAAGCCATGGGTCAATGCTTGTGGGGACCCTGTGCCAAGGCCAGACCTGCAAGatgttctgcagctccaggatgCCGAGGGCACCGGCGCTGCTtaccagcacctgcagcatgcTGTCCATCGTGGCCAGGGTCTGTGAGGGGGACAGAGTCTTGGGGCAGCCCTAGAAgcctgggtggggtggggggtgggcaTGGCTGCACCCTGCGGTGCCCAGGAAGGGGCCTCGGGGTGGGGGAGCTCCCCGTGGCTCACCCCGTGGCATACCTCGGAGTAGAGAGAAGCCTCAGGGCCCTGGGTGTCCTGCGGAGGGAGGTGGaagatgctgcagaagcagataTGGAGGAGTCTACTGCTCatctcctgcagaagcagccccGCCTTGCTGTGGGGACAGAGAGGTGCTCTTCAGACACAGCAAGGAGGAGACAGACCCCAGGGTTGGAGACCTGGGCTGATCCCCGTGACACTGACACTTGCATTTGGAGGGAAAAGCCTATGGCACCCCTTGCCCTGCTGTCTGCCTCCCTCTTGGACCCAGGACTGGGGGTGGCCCCTGCCTGGGAGAGGTGCCGTTAGGGCTGCCCAGCAGTGGGGAGGCCAAGCTGGGGGCTGCGGCAAGTACCTCATGGAGGCGATGGTCAGCATGGCTTGCCGCCACACCACAGTACCCAGGTGGTCAGTGGGCTCCTcttgcagcagcacctgtgcagcacagcagggtggGATGGATCGGGATGGGGCAGTCTCCCTTGCCCATCAAAAGCCTgcggggctggcagagcccaggtgcCACCATCCCAGcactccctccccacccagTGGTCCCAAGCCCCATGGTGGGAAGGGCTGTGCccatcacagaaccacaggctGGCCGAGAGACCTGCAAACGTCATTGGGTCCaagccccagctccagccaggcCACGCAGCTGGCTTTCAagcatctccagggatggagacccaGAGCAGTGCTCACATGCACCCCACTGcccggctgagccctctcctgcccccagggctctgcccacTGCCCACTGCCCCTGCCTCACCTCGATGgcctccaccacctccagcaAACAGAAGTAAAGCATGTCCCATGTTGTGGAGCCCGCGCTGCTGGTGCTACAGATGGTGTAGATGGAGGCCAGAAACTtcagcttctcctcctcttgctgccagccagggaggggacaggcGGCCAGAGAGCGTCAGGGGGGTGAGACaggttgggggggaggggggcagcacagcccccagcacctTGCGAGCGTGGGATGGGGGCAGAAAGACTGGTCAGGAGACATGGGCGCAGCCTCATAGAATTGGCCTTGGATACCTTTGGTCTGCTCCTGAGGAAGGCTCGGATGATGTCCAGGTTATCCTCGTTCTGCCCGGGCAGAGCCAAGGTGGAGCAGCACGGATCTGGCCgagagaaggcaggcagggctggggggcgaGCAGGGGACAAAAAGCCAagccctctgcccagctcccagggatgTCACCAGTCCTGGCTCAAGGCTGGGACACAGGTGTCCCCTGTGAGCCCCAGGGGCGAGGGCGCAATGCTGGAGGGCAGCACGGGGAGGGGGGTCTGGCGTGCCCAGGTGAGGGACAGGCTACCACCAGCTGGCAGGGAGGATCCCTGTCCCGGGGTGCCGTGACAGGGCTGGCTCCCTGGCCACTGTGCCATGGGAGCCCCGatgccagcctggctgggcaaCGCGAGCGCGGGACcgggcagggacgggcaggcagccccctgcccgcaGCGCCTGCACACTCACCCGCCTGCAGCGGCTGGACCTTGCACATCTCGCTTGGCTTTGGCCCGGAGTGGGGAGCCAGGGCAGCTAcaccctccttctccccccaggCCTGCCTGGGCCTGCTAGGGGGTCTCCCTGCCATCCTGCGGAGGAAAGGGGTGAGGGGGACCCTGTGCCCCACAGAGCTGCCCTGCCAGGGGCAGTGGGGCAGAGGTGGCCATGCTTGGGGGGCTCTTTGCTCTCACCCTGTCCTAACACCGTCCTCCCAGACACTGGGGGGGACAGCACTGGGTGATCCAGGGTGTCACAAAGTGCCCCAATAGCACTCCCCCGGGGGGCACCCACAGActgcccccttcccctcttccccaggaCCCCTCCTtgccccgggcggggggggtgtgAGACTgactccctcttcctcctcctgctacGGGGCTGGGGTTTACCTGTAGCAGGGCACCCCCCTTGTCGCAGGGACCCCTCTGTACCCTGTCCCCTTGCTCCCAGGGGCTGGTGCCGCCCAACCTGCAGCTGGGCtaagctgggctgcagcccccagcccctcgggcACGCTGAGActcttttctcttccacacACGAGGCCCGGGACGAGGCCCGCGGGGCTCCCCTCGCTCGAAGGCTGCTGGGCACTCGGAGGGGCCGGACGCCCTCCCGTGCGCTCAGCCGCAGGGACGCACAACTGCGGGGGGCGGCCGCGTTCCCCGCTTACTAGTTGCCACGCGCCTGGAGGGTTCCACCAGCTggcaccgggcggggggggccggggtgggacggggctcctcgctcccctccccggggcacAGGGCCCCGCCGCGCGCATACTGGTTGCCACGCGCCTGGAGGGTTCCACCTGCTggcaccgggcggggggggcggggtgggacggggctcctcgctcccctccccggggcacagggccccgccgcgccgtAGGAGCCGAGGTGGGgcccccgggcccggcggggccagCGCCGAGGTGGGTGGGCAGACAGGTCGGTGCCAGGGGacgggcaggaggaggcaggggggCAGGCCAGGGCGGCAGGAGCCGTGGGGCATTAGACATGGTAATTTAGGTGAATAAAGtggatttggtttggtttgggttttgtgttgttctttttttttattattttttatttaaaacagagtcCTCCAGAGCTCGGGTCTAGCCAAAgctgagggaggagggaagaccCACACAGAGGGCAGAGCCGCAGCATGACATGGGTGCCAGCCAGGTCAGGGGGCCACGCTCCATCCCCCGCTCCGGCGCTGCCGGCCCCAGGAGGGTGGTTGCACGAAGGACATGGGGCGCAGCACCAGGGACAAGGGTTTCATGACCCAGGTGCAGCGGCTCCGGGGCCAGCGGGCTAGGAGCTGTCAGGGACATGGGAGCTGGGGGCTGTAGCCCTCCGCTTCAGGGGGATGATGCAGATGCTGTTTTTGGCTTCTTTGATTCTCCACCACCGGCCAAGCCTGCAGATGAGAGAGATGGGGGTCACCCTCCACCGAGCCCTCAAGGCAGTGGAGGCTGTGCCCCCAGCCAgcgctggggaagggggacgGTACCGGTGCTCCTGCCCGAGGCCGGCCACCAGGAAGTCACCGGCTGCCGAGAACTCGAGGCTGTTgacaaaacccacctggaggggacagggcagggtgAGAGGCTCAcgcagcctcctcctgctgcccagggaggggagaaccCGCCGAGagacacccccagcccagctccagcatccCCAACCTCCTGACCCATACCAACGGGATAGCCCAGAGGGGCTCCAGCTTCCGAAATCCCTCACTGCACTTCCAGAGCTTCACATTAGCACTGTGGGAGCCTAGGGTAGAGAGAGGAGACTGCCATGCACCCcaacctggggcaggggcaggggcagggcagaccccctgcacccccaaacccttGCTCCAAAGCAGCTGGCCCCACACCTGTAGCCAGGAGGTCACTGTTGCGCAGGGCAGCCACCGCTGAGATCCAGTACGGCTGCTGCACACCCTGGGCGTCCTGCATGCCGTGCGCCTGCCGGGCCAGCGCCAGCGGCTTCTTCTTCGCCAGCCCCCACAGGGCTACAGACCtaccagggaggggaggcatGAGGGGGTTGCAGGAGGGGGCTTTGCCTACCTACCCCAGGCACTGTCGCGGCCCCGTGCTCACCCGTCATCGGCACCCGACACCATGTGCTCCTCGTTGATGAGCTGGATACAATCAATGGAGCCCCTACAAAGAGAAGGGGCAACTACCATCAGTTACAAGCGTGCTTTGGGATTCTGCTTAGGAGACAAGGGCTCACCGGGACATCAGTGTCTCCAGTATGCCAGCAGGCTTCTGGTGGTGCTTGGCACCCTCACACCACTGCCCCAGCCAGACccacctgcccacagccccctcTCCCGCCCCAGACCTACTGGTGCCCATAAAACACGAGCTGTGACTCCTCGGGGATCTTCCAGAGACGCACGGTGCCGTCCCGTCCCCCCGCCGTCACACAGCACTCACGGCTCAGGCTGTCCAGCCCCGTGATGACATCCTGGTGCCCGAACCTGGAGGGGAGGTGGCAAAGAGCTGCGGCAGGCACAGCCCCCCGCCACATTTCCTCCCCCAGGTGAGGGAGGCTCAGTGGGGTGTGTGTTTCCCCAGGCCCTTACAGGGTCTCCATGTCTGCGTTCTCCGCCACGTTCCAGACCTTGACGCAGCGGTCATGGGAGGCACTGTACAGCTGGTGCGTGCCCTTCCGGAAGGACAGGCCCTGCGGACGGACAGCCGGACATAGGGGGAGTGGTGAGGGGCACCGGGGAGGACagtgctgcctggccctgcaggcGTCGCAGCCAATGCCCCCGACTCACCGAGACGGCATCGCGGTGCCCAGTGAAGATGTGCAGGCGCTTGCAGGTGGCGGTGTCCCAGACCATGATCAGCTTGTTCCTGTCTCCCGTAGCCTGGCAGAACACAGGGGATACCCAAGACCTGCCCCACGAGGACCCACCACACATCCCAGCCTATGCTCCCACCCCATGTGCTTTGGGGGGTCCCAGGGACGCCTTCTTGGCTCCAGCGGAGGTAGGGGCTGCTTGAAGCCAGCAAAGTACACCTGGGCACGAGATACCGCTCTCTGCAGGACCCCAGGAGGAGATGcactccccaccagcacccctccGCCACACGTGGCAGCACCAGCCCCCTCTCCCGTACCAGGTACTTGCCATCCGATGAGATGGCCATGCAGAGGACGTGGGATGCATGCCCCATGTGCCGCTCCTCGGTGCCCTTCTTCCCCCCAGGCACCACGCACAGCCTCTTCCCGCTCTCCACCTCCCCTACGGGAAAGGCATCGCCATCACGCCCTGGGAACCTCCCAACATATTGGAAAGCACCAACAAGCCTCCCACAGAGCCCAAAACGATGCACGTGCACATCCCCGGAAGGGGCAGGGGCCCAGCCACCTCCACAGGCACCcacgctcctgctgctgcagggtccctccctgcagggtTCAGGCTGGGGGAACAGCCAGTCGCGGCCCCAAGGGAACACTTGCATTTGATGAGGGAGCCGTCCTTGGAAGCCGAAAAGATGAACCTGTCATCTGGAGAGATGACCAGGCAGGTGACGGGCAGCTGGTGCCCCCGCAGCACTCGAATGCTGGCTGGATCTGGAGGCTGCACCTGCAGGGAGAGCGGGATGTGAGCTGGGCCTCCCTCGGTCCCTTCCCCCGGCATGGGAGTACCCAAGCACAgcaccctccctcctccagggcACCAGCCCCCGGCACCCTGGGCAGAAGGAGGGCCCTGGTCCCGGAGCCAGCACCGTAACTCGGGGTGCCGGCCCTGGCTGTGCCCGAGTGCCCCCCAAAGCCGGCACTTAGAGCCTGGCagccccccggcgcccccagcGCTGGGCACTTACGTCTTTGGCGACCAGGCGCTGCAGCCGacccttctgctccagctgggcaAGAAGCAGGAGGCTCAGTggaggcggccccggccccgcgggagcagggcagagcccgccgccgccgccgctgccgggaCTGGGGGGACGCGCCCGCCCCGCTGCTCACCACGTCCTCCTTCAGCCGGTCGCCGATGAGATCCGCCGGATgcgtctcctcctcctcctctgccgcCGCCCGCTCCTCCTCTGTGGCGGACGCGGGGCGTGAGGGCCGGGCTCAGCACCGAGGGCTGCAcgcccctctgccccaccgGGGTACCGGCACCGGGCGGCACTCACCGTGCTGGCGGAGCTCCTCCAGGTACAGCTTGGCCAGGCGCAGCTTCTTCTCCTGCGGCgtctcctccacctcctcctctaccgccgcctcccgccgccgccgccgtcccaACGACGGGCTGCGGGGACAGGCGTgagcaccggcaccggcaccggcaccggcttCCCCCCGCGGCGCGGCTTGTACCTCTCCGGCTCGGAGTCGCTGGACACCTCCTCGTCGACGGGCCGGACGGCCGCCGCCCGCGACCTCCTCTCGGCGCCCAGGACCTGAGGAACGAACCGGGGTGACCCCAGGGACGGAATCGGACGGGACGGGACACGGACACCGACCAGAGCGACCTCGCAGGGACAGTCACTCCGCagccccctccgccccgcccggcccggccctcaccgccgcccgcggccgccgccaTCCCGCCACCCCGCGTGGGGCTTTGGCCCTAcagctgcccgccgccgccatgcTGCCGCTCCACGtgctgcccgccccgccggctgCAGGGGCGCGCCCCGCGCCTATTGGCTGCAGCTGACTAGGtccccctcccgccgcgcctgcggccccgcccccgcttCCTATCGGCGGGCCGCGCTGTCACTCGAGTAGTGACGACTCCGCCGCGCCCCCCGGTGCTGCTGGGCCTGCCCCCTCGGCGACACGGCCCGCCCCCTGGTGCTGACAGCCACGCCCCCTCAGCGGCTTGCCCCGCCCCCGGTGCTGCTGGCCCCGGCCTCTCGGCGCAACGACACGCcccctggtgctgcctggcttcTGGTCCCGTAGCACGGCCTTTGCGGGCTCCCAAGGACCCCGGCCTTGGCTGTCGCCGGGGGTAGTGGTGGGACGGCCTGTCCCGGCGATGCTCTAAAGCGCTAAAACCGGCTTTTGTTCGGAAGCTTTATTTTGCGCCTTTAGTGTCTTGTCTCTGGCACCTGGGGAGGCGTGGAAGGGCAGCGGGAGCACCCTTCGGCTGCTCCAAGTTAGGCAACAGGCTCGCTTCCTCAAGGATAAGCAGCCAAAGAGTGTCACCACGCGTACCCAGAGCATCCTGGAAGGGCTGCTGACTGCTGGCGGGTGGTCTCCCTTTTGGAGATTGCTCAAAGGCGACGGCTCCCCAGAGGGCTTGGTTTCGCTTAGTGACCTCTTACCATTCCTCTTGGGACTTCCAACGTCCCTGGGTGGGAACGGGCGCAGGGCCGGTGGGGATGGGTGGcatgggcaggaggcagagctgcccttcCTGCTGGGGACACGGAGGGGACAAAGCTGCCAGAGTCAGAGCGTTGGTGGCTTTGTAGCTCCCGCACTCGGCCACGTCGGCCCCAGGCAGCGCAGGCTCCTCAGACGGTGGGAGGCAGAAAAAGTGATTCACCCTGGCGTGGCCCTGGGGTTGGGAGGGAAGGCTTCAGCCTCAACTTCATCCTCGGCTctggctccggctccggctccggcttctccttccctctgttttgcagcccagcccagcccagcagctggtgctTCGTGGCAAAGACAAAGCGTGTGGGCAGGTGATGCCCTGCACCACGGGAAAAAGCGGctgtcctgctgctctccagaggaCGCCAGCTCCTCTGGGGCTGAGGTCTCTTCTCTCCTGTTAGACTTTGGGAAGAGGAGATACCCCAAGCTGCAGAGCACCctagggctggggctgctgctttgTCTCCGCCTGAGCAGAGTCCTTGCTGGGGGCCGAGTGCCACCTCGTCCATGCCCTCAGCAGCCGGAAGCTCAGCCGTTGCAGGTTAAACCTCGACTCAGCCTTCCTCAAGCTGAGGATGAGGAGCGCCTGTGTTGCCAGGGAGGAGACCAGGAGACTCGTGTCTCTCCCTGCATCTTGAAGGACTGCGGGGacaaagcagcagaggtgaggtgacagccctgtgtcccctccaGGCAGGGCACGTTGTGCCCCGTGATTCCAGGGCCAGGAGGGAGCCGGGGGGCGGGAGGCTCAGCTGGGTGCTGCCGGTCAGGAATGTGCCCCTCCAGAAACAGCCCCCTCCCCGGAGACACGCACACGCTGGGAGTAGAGCCCCCCTCTCCCAGGGGGGAGCTCCGTGCCGgggtccttcctcctccccactgccctCACTCACCCTCTCTGATGTACTGCAACTCCTCGTGCCCATCCACCTGCCGTCCGATGAGCCCTGAGGGGATGCAGCCCGTTGGGGACCCTGCTGCCTGTTGGGGACCCCACTGCCCATTGGAGAACCCTCCACCCAGCCCACCtggccagcacagctccccGGGGAGGGCTgaccctgggctgcagcatcggggaggggatggatgagcctcctgccagccccgcCTGCACAGCCAGGGGTGGGACGGGCAGAAGGAGTGCCCACAGGTCCTGCGCTGGGCCACAGGGaccctgggagaaggagggagggaccATGGGGCTCGTGGCTCACCAATGAACCTGACAGCTTCCCGCCGCAGGGGCTCCTGCGGGCTCCGCAGGTAGGACTGGCTCTGGCGCAGGTATTCCTTGGCCCTGCTCCTGTTCCTGGccagctggagggaggagaagggtgcACGGTTGGCGCAGAGCTGCCCCCCAATCGGGCCCTCCCCCCTCGCCCAGGgccaccctccttccccccagcaggacattcccagctccctgccgTGTGGCATCGGGGTTcggagggagcagagggctccccagggacacTGGGGTGCCGTCCTGCTGGCAGGGTGCCCTTTGGGACTCCGGGGGAGAGGacagcctggggcagagcctgctCCAGGAGGGTGCGTACCGCCATGGGGGCACAGGCCTCCCCGTCCCCCATGCTGGGCATGGGGCAGGGCTCACCCAGGGCGCAACCTGGGGGCGCTGGGGCTGTGCGTACCAGGCACTCGCTGATCCTCCATGCCTGCACGGTCTCGCCCAGCTGGGCCAGCTGCCGCCACTTCAGGAACTgtccagcactgctgagggTTTCCTGGGAGGCCTGGTGAGTAGCAGAGATGCCACCACCACCGCCAGGGACACAAGACCCTGTGTCCCCCCTCTTTGGAGGGCTcagagcctgccctgcccgTGCAGGGAAGACGCACCAGCTGGGGACTGATGCTGCCACCGGGTTCAGCACCCTGGGGGAATATAAGGGCAGCCACCCTCTCTGGGTGGAAGCCTGTCAGGCTCTAGTGTTTTGGCCTTGGTgaccccaggctgctgcagagccacagcgccgtctctggggctgcagggactcACGCTAGGGGTTGTGCGGAGGGAGCTGGGTGGGAAAGGGACCTAATTCCCCATCCACccggggagcaggaggagaaaggcagcagcGGGCAGGGAGGTGGGCTGTGCCTGGTGCTAGGGACCCAGCGAGCTAGACCTCATGGCGACACACTTTTAAAGGGTCCAGCACCGCCCTGCCCAAAGAACAGGTCAGGTTGGGAGTACCACCTTGGCCACATTCTTGTCCTCGTCGTGCAGGTGAaagagcagtggcagcaggctgccccACACCACCTCCTTCATCTTCTTCTTTTTGGCATCCACCACAACCCCCATTGTGTTTCGGAAGAGCCAGATGGAGAGCTCCCGCACAGTGCTCGACTCCtggtgcaggagaggaagaggaccTCAGTCTCAAGCCTATGGCAAGCAAGGGGCCCaaaacagctgcaggcagccctgctccaAAAGGGAGCAAGCTGTGGCATAGAGAAggtctgcccagggaggctagggtccctggggctgggggttggaGAAGGAGACCCTGCGGAGGGCTGGAggatgctgccagggcagggtgtGCATCGGTGGGGCTCAGCACGTCTGCCAACGTCCTGCAATCCTCGTCTCTGCCACGACAGGGAGGCTGAGCCAGGGTGGGTCCCCGTGGGGGTTTGGgacacagcacagagctgccaagggcagcgatggggtctgggggctgcggggcaaagCATCCCCCTGCAGAGCACGGGAGGCATGAATGGAGGTGCCTGTTGAGAGGGGCACGGGTCTCTCCCCCAGCCTTACGTCGCTGAAGAGCGGCTGGAGCTTCTCAGCCAGCGCCAGGGCAGTCAGGCTGAGCgtcttcccctccagcagccggAGCAGGTTgctgagcagggacagggcgATGGCGCTGGCATCACTgtcagcaccctgcagctgctccgTGACATACGGCAGCAGGACGAGGGTTTTCCTTGCCTGTTGGAGACACACCATCTCCTTTTTGTAAAGGAGCGACCTACCAGAGGGGTGAAAACCCTCTCCGCGCAGACTGGCCTCCCACTAGCTTctcagcaggcagtgcaggtcacaagggcaaggtcctggcAGACAGGGCTTACCGCCATGGCCGTGAGAAGAGCAGGGCGCAGAGGGTGAGGACAGACAGCTCTGGCTCCTTGCCAGCCCCTTGGCTACCCCCTTCTCCACCAGACCCCCTGGGTAGGCTGGTGGGCAACTGGCGctgcctggaaagctgcccgagctgccagcagcccctgccgcAGCTGCTGCGTTTCACCCCGGGGCTCAGCACCCCACGGTCAGGCTCTGCAGACCCCACGCTCGGGCTGGTCActctgccaccagcacccctgCCAGGACGTGCTGGCAGCAGAAGCCCCTTCCCCTCGGCACTACTGCCTCTCTCCTTGCACGGCACAGTCatggggcagagggcagggcaggcaggagagctggcagcagccggCACGGCTCCCTGTGCCCAGAAAAGCCCGAGCCACCACGTTACCCGTCACCCACTGCTCCACCCTGGGCTGCTGTCCcggctgtccctgctgccccctaCTCACCGTGTCGGGCCTCTCACTGAGCCTGaggaggcccctgagcaccagGCTGGGCATCCCCaggcactggctctgcagaTACATGGGGAAGATTTCCAGGGCACGGTCCAGCTCTTCACTGAGGCTGGTGCAGCCCAACATCTGAAACACGCACAGCGGGAGCTGGTGAGGTGTGGTGCTGCCTCCAACCACTACCTCAGGGCAAGGATGCTGGGTCACGACCAAgcccaggcacaggcagcagggactgtgGAGAAGCCCCGTGCCCCACACTCCACCACACTGGTTGCTCGCCTGCTCCTCCACGGCGACAACCAGAGCCCatctgctgccccagctccccccacaGCAGCTGGCATGGGAGAGCTGAGCATCGGAGAGAGCTTGGAACAGTGCCGTCAGGCTCACCTCAACGAGGAAGGCCATGGCGATCATCCCCCAGGTGGGCTCCTCCACACTGAGGAGTTCTGCCAGATGGCAGAAGATGGTGGAGAGCAGGGGTCTTGGGGTCTTCATCATCTCcctggcagggggaaggaggcacCATCAGGCCTGAGCCAGGCAGACACATATCTTTGGGGTTTGCACCACTCTGGGCATCACCCACCTGCAGCGCTTTCTTTGAGCAACGGGAGCCCTCTGCCACCTGTGCCCCCAAGGGAGGGGGTGACATGGGGTGATGGTCCCCGAGGAGCAAGGGAGAAGGGCCTCTCACCTGGCCACAATGCGGACTCCCATGAGGTGGGtctggctgctgagcagg is part of the Phalacrocorax aristotelis chromosome 6, bGulAri2.1, whole genome shotgun sequence genome and encodes:
- the LOC142058660 gene encoding U3 small nucleolar RNA-interacting protein 2-like, whose product is MAAAGSCRAKAPRGVAGWRRPRAAVLGAERRSRAAAVRPVDEEVSSDSEPESPSLGRRRRREAAVEEEVEETPQEKKLRLAKLYLEELRQHEEERAAAEEEEETHPADLIGDRLKEDVLEQKGRLQRLVAKDVQPPDPASIRVLRGHQLPVTCLVISPDDRFIFSASKDGSLIKWEVESGKRLCVVPGGKKGTEERHMGHASHVLCMAISSDGKYLATGDRNKLIMVWDTATCKRLHIFTGHRDAVSGLSFRKGTHQLYSASHDRCVKVWNVAENADMETLFGHQDVITGLDSLSRECCVTAGGRDGTVRLWKIPEESQLVFYGHQGSIDCIQLINEEHMVSGADDGSVALWGLAKKKPLALARQAHGMQDAQGVQQPYWISAVAALRNSDLLATGSHSANVKLWKCSEGFRKLEPLWAIPLVGFVNSLEFSAAGDFLVAGLGQEHRLGRWWRIKEAKNSICIIPLKRRATAPSSHVPDSS